DNA sequence from the Vicia villosa cultivar HV-30 ecotype Madison, WI linkage group LG3, Vvil1.0, whole genome shotgun sequence genome:
ACCGTGATAATATGAATGATTCAATCACTTTTGTAGAATTATTTGTAAATCGAATATTAAATGGATCAAAGAATCCATAAATAtccaatttatttaattatatacaaaCACGATGAATGTACTTAAATggttaaacaaaattaaaaaagtgAGTATAAACATTAAAATTACTGATGATGTACAAATTCAAAAATTGACATTTATTAGAATATAAATTGTACTTATGTGCACCATAACTATAGTATCCCTACGTCCAGGAACTCATCTTCAAACATAAAATCTCTTATATATTTCGGATCAACGTAGAAAACTTCTAGCTCTCAATCATGCTCTAATCAAAGAGGAATTAGTTCTTTAACATCCATAACATGACATACCAATTTTCTAATTGAGTCTTCAGAAGAAGGAAACCAATATCTCATTATGGGTAACGGTATGAGCGGATAAACAACTTCCTTTTATGCTCGCACCACCTAAAATAACTCTTGCAAGCAATTCATCATCTTCGTGTACATGGTTGGACAGTACCATCCAATTTCTGCATCATAAAACTAACAACAAGATAAAATAGATTCAACACTATATATTCTACATATTCTACACCCAGATAAAAAACTAAAATCCTATTTATccagataaaataatattttcatataccaCAACAAACTCGTCCATCTCTTTCCTATGAATTTCCTGCTCTTGTACTAATGTGTCATTCAACTTCTTATCGTACACATCCTCTAAACCTTCTAACTCTTTCTTTTGCAATTTGCGTTCTCTTGCTAACTTCTTCTCAACAATCTCATTCATGTCTTTCTTTTGCAATTTTTTGCTCTTTCTCGATGTCCCAAAGAATAATCTCACGACAATACCTTCTTCTCAACTATTTGTTTGGAAGAACTATTGAAAATAACTTATGATATTATTCATAAggttttttcaacttattttcacaagttcttcaagataactaaactttacttttgtattttaatataaagtacaaaatataatttaaaaaacataaatttatttatatttattaaaatagatcagcctaataaatttaaaaatcttttttttatagCACGTGGTCTAATCTATTTAAGCTTATAAAAAAATAtgctttttttcttaaaaatttctAATCTGTGTAGATTAGGTCGGAGGCCGCGGTTAATTGACCTGACCAATTTCAAATCCCTAATTGTAATCCTTATTCAATACATTTTTGTGATCATAATGAAAACTCCAAAAtctcttctattttattaatgattatctcgttttttttcctttaaatatACAAAAAAGAAGCTAGTTTTTAATTTCTTTCTTGATCTTTGACTTTTTCTGCAAGCTAAAATAGCCATATGTTCCTATATAGCGATAAGCGCACTGTCTCACGGCATATAATATAGCTATAATATAGCTAAAGTGTATTTTATGTCTGCATGTTGTTTTCACATTTTCATATATAAATCAAACTAACAAACAACGTAGCTGAATCACGTTGAAGTTTAGTGGTTCTAAATTTTAGAAAATTCTGAGTACGAATTTTGTGGTAATTCAATTGAATGGGTTGCTATTGTTCAACTTCAAATTCAAAGAAAGTTAAAACGCCAGGTTATGAAGATCCAACCGTTCTTGCTTCTGAGACACCTTGTGAGTATCCACCATCATTAACTGGTAATTTCTGTTCTAAATCATATATTAGTGCCTTAATTAATCACTATAATATGCTGATTAAAGCAAGTTTTTGTTTCTTAGTTACTGTGAGTGAAGTAGATGCATTGTATGAACTCTATTTGAAGTTAAGCAATTCAATTATTCAAGATGGTCTTATTCACAAGGTGAGTTTAAGTGTTTTAGTTTAGATTAAACttccttaattaattaattcagtgCTTAATAATCACTTCTGgtgcatttttattttaaacattcAGGAAGAATTTCAGCTAGCACTGTTCAGAAATGAAAACCAAAAGAATCTGTTTGCTGACAGGGTAAGTAAATTATAAACTGATTCATATATTCTATGATtttaaacttgtttgttttttttcataattGTTAATTTCTCTTTTTATAGATTTTTGACTTATTTGATGTAAAGCGCAACGGAGTTATCGAGTTTGGTGAATTCGTTAGATCTCTTGGTGTTTTTCATCCAAACGCACCTTTAGAAGACAAAATTGCATGTAAGATAAAATTCATTTCATACTAATGTCTTTTTTTTCAAGTGTTTTTCAGCTTATTGTTTATTGAAGTGATTTTTGCAGTTGCTTTTAGGTTGTATGATTTGAGACAAACAGGATACATTGAAAGAGAGGAGTTAAAGGAAATGGTATTGGCACTTTTGAATGAATCAGATCTTTTTCTTTCAGATGAGATGATAGAATCAATTGTGGATAAAACATTTAAAGATGCTGATACAAAAGATGATGGAAGAATCGATCAAGATGAATGGAAAGCTTTTGTTTCTCAACATCCTTCTTTGATTAAGAACATGACTCTCCCATATCTAAAGTAAGTCTAATGTAACCTCTTGATTATACAGAAATAGAAGACAAACAGATTATCTGCGTCGCAAATTAATTTCTAGAAATGtagaaatttgtttttaattatgtGTCCTCCTCATATTTGTAGGGATATTACTATGGCATTCCCCAGTTTTATTGCAAGAACAGAAGTTGAAGACTCAGAGCTGTGAGTAATTGAGGAGTTTTCATGCTTATTCACTTGTGAATTGTTATTTCTAGTGCACTTTTACATATTTCTGTATATATCTATATACACAGAGGAGAGACAGTATATATTGGAGCAAGTAATGTAAGTATGGTTATTATGATTAATGTTTAATATGGTAAAGGACTAATAGCAGTGCTTTCACAAGAAATAGAAAAGTTTAGAGGAAAATGACTCTTTGAGTGATTAAGATGGAAGAGAAAAAAGGagagaaaaacaaagaaagtAGAAAAAAGTAGAAAATGAAATGGCAAGATTATAAAAAGAGATAGAGGTGTGAATTCATGATTCCGGATTGTAAAGGTCTTTTCTGTAAAGAGAGAAGGATTGGTGGGGCCAATTTTGTAATGGTGATGTTTATAAAGGTGTCTACTtgtaggggtgctcaaaaccaaaccaacccaatagaaaaccgcaaaccaaaccaaaccaaaccgaaaccgcaaaaaaccgcatttggttcggattagtttgggtcattttttaacaaaaccgcatggttcggttcggtttgcggtttgtattttgtaaaccgaaccaaaccgaatcaaaccgcattatgttacaacttaaaatttacttaactcacatccaacccaaacttaaacctattatacattagcctaatgattacgaacaattttctcattcttacacatataatttcagtcctgatcgcctcaaatctctaataacattatcgcaccttctttgccacctacatcttctctcttcttctatagtctctgtactctcttatattctttctttttcaacttctcatttttatataaatgttttgtatttcagtttcatttttatcgcacatcttcttatctaatctctcaacactttttcttttctttttcaccttcactaatctttcgtctcttcaattttttgtttcattataataatttttatattattttatgctattattttatgtttaatattccacttttgtctaatttaatttttacatattaaatggaaaattgttatcaaaatatgacgagttttgttgttatttgatagtgtatgaatgtctaaatacaaaattatattgtcatctatatgtgtatgtatgactcaataaaatatttgtaaaaaaccgaaccaaccgagccgaaccaaaccgcattagtttggtttggtttagttcggattttttttaaaagccaaccgaaccaaaccaaaccgcactattttttctcttgcggttcggatgatttttttcgtcaaaaccgcccaaaccgcaccgcgagcacccctatctACTTGTAGTGAAATGGTTAGTTGTGAGCAGATATTTAAACAGTTTATACAAAATTATGTGTTTAAACTTTGTTGCTACGTACGTAATACACAAAAAGGGATTCTGCTTCTGTTAGCTGTGTGTGGCGTATAGAGTTTTGGTAaagagtccaggagacatgtttAATGTGCGAAAAGGACATGCTTTATTTTTTTGTTGCTTTGGAGATCGCTTAGCCACACACCATTGGTTGGTTTAGAATAAGATTGGCTGCTGTTACTTACTTCTCATACACTAATGGATCTAAAAAAAATAATCAGTTCGGTTTGGATCGATTATTAGAGTGTAAAGTGCTCTACACTATCATTCATTCATTCGACAATGTGAGTACATTTTTAGTTACAGAAACAATTGCACCGCATCAACTATATACTTCAGTGGTTCTTATCTACACAACTCTATCTAATGGAACAATAAGATATTATCTAGCTAAAGTCCATTGCAGATTGAAAGCCCAATTACACTAAGGTCCAAGACTGAAGTGTACACTAATACTCCCCCTCAAGATCATGGTGGTGGCAATGACACGACTTTGAGCTTGCTCCTTAAATCCTAAAAAGCTGTATTAGGAAAAGGCTTAGTCATAATATCAGCTAACTGTTGTGACTGGAACATGTGGAAAGCTTATTTGCCAtgaccctctctctctctctctctctctctctctctctctctctctctctctctctctctctctgacaaAGTGTATATCAAGCTCTATATGTTTGGTTCGAGCATGTATAATTGGGTTGTGTGACAGGAGCACTGCACGGTTGTCACAAAGGAGGGTAGGAGAATGACATCTGACTTTTAACTAAGCCAGAAGATTGCAGCCAGAGTAGCTCAGCTGTTGTATGTGCTAAAGCTCTGTATTCTACTTTTGCACTTGATCTGGCTACAAGGGTTTGCTTCTTTGAGCTCCAAGAAATCAGGTTTAGACCAATGAAGATGTAAGTTCCAGAAGTGGATCTTCTATCATCTGGATCATTTGACCAATCTGAATCACTATAGACCCTAATTGAAAGTTCCTGATTTAGATTAGCAGGTGATAATATTACACCATATGTTGCAGTACCACTAAGATACCTTAGTATCCTTTTAACCATACTCTAATGGCTATCAAGGGGATTAGCCATGAACTGACAGGCTTTATTCACACAATAGGCTATGTTAGGTCTAGTGAGTGTGATGTACTGCAGAGCACCTACAACAAATCTATATAACAAAGGATCCTGCATAGTATCTGTACAAAACTTGTTGAGTTTACATTGACTGAACATTGGGGCTGCAACACCATTAGATGTTTCCATGTTGACCTTGCTGAGCAGGTCCCTTATATATTTTGTTTGTGTAAGAATGAGAGAGCCATTAAGTTGATACTTAACTTCAAGACCAAGAAAGTATTCAAGCTTCCCATGTTTCTTGTGAGCAAATTGATCATGAAGCATGGATATTAGCTTGTGTATCAAATGAGAAGAGGAACCTATGATTaatatgtcatccacatatacttgAACATATAAAGTGATATCTTGATGGTTGTAAGTAAACAAATAATAATCACCTCTGCTTACTATGAAGCCAAATTAAAATAGTGTCTTGTGAAGCTTTTCATACCAGGATTAAGGTGCCTGCTTTAGCCCATATAAATCCATGTTCAGCTTGCAAACAAGAGATTTGTTTTCATTTTCAAAGTCTCGTGGTTGCATCATGTAAACTTCTTTTTCAAGGTTTCCATTTAGAAAAGCATTATTGATGTCTATTTGTTGGACATTCCATTTATATGTCAAGACCAGAGTTAGAAGAACTTTCATGGTGGATGGTTTGACAATAGGTGAGAAGGTTTCATGATAGTCAAACCCATACTGTTGATTGAAGCTTTTTGCAACAAGCCTTGCTTTATACTTGTTGAGTGTGCCATCCGAATTTTCTTTGATTATAAATACCCACTTGCAACCTATGGATTTTCTGTGGGATGGGAGAGAAGTAAGTGTCCAAGTGTTTTTTGAAAGAAGGGTGTCGTACTCTTGTTTCATAGCTTCAAACCAGTGAGGTTGAGATAAGACCTGTTTAATTGTGGTTGGTTCAGTATGAGCTAAGAACACCTCAGGCTTTAGATGACCTGTTTTGCATGTGGTTACCATATAATGGTTATTTGTTACTAAGTGTGTTTCAAGAATAGTATTACGAATAGATGGAGATAAGGAAGGTTCAGAAGAAGGAGAAATTGGGGGATTGGATGATGCTCAGGGGCAAAAAGTTGCTCAAAGCTACTTTGTCATGTTGTGTTCCCATACTCAGGTTATGGGGAGAGATTATTACGGTCATTGGTTATATCCAATAGATGTTGATCAGACTCAGACAAGAAATGTTGGGTATCATTAGGTGTAGTGTTATTAATGATGGTGAGCTGTCTTGTAGGATTTTCAGTATGATTAATAGGTGACACCGGTTGGACAGAATTGATATCAGTAGTCTGTGTGCTCTCATTGCTAGAGCCACGTCCTGGGTTATTGTGAGAGTGTAGCAGTCTATGTGCAGGGAGGGATTTAGTAGTCCTGATTGAGTCAGTTTGAACATTGCTACCAATAATACCAAAATGAGGAAACATAGTTTCATTAAAAACAACATCTTTGGATATGTATATTTTGTCTTCCTTACTCAAACATTTGTGGCCTTTGTGATGAGAGGATATTCCTAGATATGTGCACTCAGAACTTCTAAGCTGCAGCTTATTTTTATTGAATGGTCTGAGGTGTGGAAAACATGAGCACCCAAAAGTTCTAAGACTTTTGTAGTCAGATATTTGATTGAATAAATCATGATAAGGGGAAGTGAACTTAGGAAAGGTAGAAATGTGCAGTCTGTTTAGGAGGTAGACAACTAAAGTGAAGCTATGGTCCTTAAACTCAATAGGAAGACTAGCATGAGCTAAAAGAGTGAGTCCCATTTCTACTATACTCATATGTTTTCTCTCCACAGTCCTATGTTGATGAGAAGTGTGAGGACATGTTAACCTGTGCACTATACCCAAGTCATTCAAATATTTAGTGAATGGTCTAAATTCACCCCTAAAATCAGACTGTACAAATTTGATTGTGACTTTGATTTGAGTTTAGACATACACCATGAATTATTTAAAAATGCATAAGGCTTCAAATTTATGTTCTAGGAAGTATAACCAGGTGTACTTGGTATAAGTATGAACAATAGCTATATAATAGGAATATTCCTGACTAGAGGGCCTAGGAGAAGGACCCCACAAGTCAACATGAATAAGTTCAAAGGGAGTAGTGTAACTAGTTTGAGATAAAGGGGCATGTAACCTATGAGATTTACCAACACTACATGAGTTTCAGAATTCAATGCACTTTTTATTTGGTAATGACATGTTACCAAATTTCAATACAGATTTAAGGGTAACTACGTTAATATGACCCAGTCTATTATGCCAAAGAGAAAACTTATTAGAACAATTACTTGAAAATTGTGTAAACTGGTCTTTGGAAGATACACTAATAGTGTTAACAACAGAGTGATATGTAGATTCCACTGACAGAGTTGAAAAACAATATAGTCCACTAGTATCCAAGAATCCTTATAAAAGAACCTCCTTAGACACCTGAGATTTGACAAAGCAATAATCAGAATGAAACTAATTTTAGATGATAAGTGAGAGTAAATAAGGTGCAACGGAATAATATAGGAGATAAGACATGGAGAAATAAGCAATGGAAATAAATTAAAGaaggaaaatgcttattagtaagaaagTATGAAAGCAAGAAAGGCAAGAATTAAATCTCAACCACTCATTACTACCACCACcccatgatccctattaaaaaagaaattaaatttaaaatcaatttaaaattatcCTCTAAAACAATGACAAGtgttcattcttgcatttcttattCAAATCATTCTTACTATATAGCATTACTCATTAAAGAATAGAAAATTAAAGGATAAAGGATAGAAAGATCGTACTAGAGAATTATCCGAGTTTGACCTAACTAATTTGACCTACCCCGGTCCCCATGAGCTTCCCCTTAATATTTCTACTAAAACAATTTTGAGCTTTTCGCAAGATCAACCCAAACAACCTTTCACAACAACTTGAGCTTTTACATAGGACCATCCAAAAAAACCTTATAACAAAACCTAGATTTTAGACcaacttaaatataaaaaaaaactttactcaAACTTTTTTCAGGTTTAGATTGCAACcttcaaataaaatacaaatatgtCAAAAAGACCAACACTCTTCAATAAGCACTTTATGCACATaaaatacaaatatatacaaGAAACTAACACTCTTCAATAAGCACTTTCAGCACATCACCAGCATTGGCGGAGCCGGGGGtacaatcaatatatatatatatatatatatatatatatatatatatatatatatatatatatatatatatatatatatatatatatatatatatatatatatatatatatatatatatatatattatttaattatttaaaaatataatttatgtttagtttctatatatttttattttaataatagatcatttttatttttgttaataataattgttatataagagtattatataattttaaggaatgataaataaatgaattatatAATCTATAATGTAAATTATCCTAGGTAATATatattgaattgtttcttttattAACTCAGGTGCAGTGTTGTTGTGGTGATGACAAAAGCTAGTTAATTGGCTTTTTCTCATAGATTCCATTATTAGCGTAagcttttttataattttaacaaatataatattaaaaattttagtaccaatatatacattatatattaataattcatTAGTTATGAGAGGTTATAGATTTTTTTACACAACAAATATTATAGTGGAAGTAAACACATCAAATTCCTCTCTATATCTTGTCACATGATTTAGCATAGACAAACACATTAATTTCTTCCTGTGTTTATGTCTACTCACTTATAGTAGAGTTGTAGTAGCTTTTATGTTCAAAACATATACAATATTGTGGTGCAAACAGTGAAAAGTCTGGggtgcaaaaattaaaataacaggATTATTAACGAAAATTTTCAAAACTCAGGGAGTGCACTTGCATCCCCTCAAGTATATGAAGTATATGTAGGTTCGCCCCTGATCATCAGTACAACAACTTTTAAAAGGAATTTTTCACTTTCTTGACACTAAGGCGACTTTAGTGAAAAATATATAAGAGAATGAGAGAAATTAATGATAGAAGAACTTCAATTCGGAAAAATGGTGTGTTCTGAAATAAGCAGAAACATCCTTTATATAGGAAAAATCTAGCTAAAAAAACAATTCATGGGACTTTTTaacttttaattgattaaaacatattttaatcgATTAGTTCAagccaaaaaaggaaagtttgactTTCGacatcacttaattaattaataacatcTTTAATCGATTAAGATACCTTAaactttgatttaattgattagaagaaactttttattgattaaCCAATGTATTTTACCTTCCTAATGAATTAACCAAACTTCTAATCAATCAAGTGCTTTTCCAAATTAGTTTTAAGAGATGTTATCAAAAGAGGAGATGTTTAAAAATACTCTTTGCATGTGTGTGCATTATCTTAGTACCTCGAGACTTACTCTTGTCATCTTAAAATAAAACTGACAAGAACTTAGAAAAACCCTAAGCACGGGACAAGGAGAGCTTTCACACTTTTGCCCCTTTAGAATCATAGTTTCAAGCTTTCACATCTCCATAGCTTAAAGTCTTTAAGTTCCTTTGTTTGATTCAACAATGTCTAACAC
Encoded proteins:
- the LOC131661300 gene encoding calcineurin B-like protein 7 isoform X3, which codes for MGCYCSTSNSKKVKTPGYEDPTVLASETPCEYPPSLTVTVSEVDALYELYLKLSNSIIQDGLIHKEEFQLALFRNENQKNLFADRISWCFSSKRTFRRQNCMLYDLRQTGYIEREELKEMVLALLNESDLFLSDEMIESIVDKTFKDADTKDDGRIDQDEWKAFVSQHPSLIKNMTLPYLKDITMAFPSFIARTEVEDSEL
- the LOC131661300 gene encoding calcineurin B-like protein 7 isoform X2; this translates as MGCYCSTSNSKKVKTPGYEDPTVLASETPFTVSEVDALYELYLKLSNSIIQDGLIHKEEFQLALFRNENQKNLFADRIFDLFDVKRNGVIEFGEFVRSLGVFHPNAPLEDKIAFAFRLYDLRQTGYIEREELKEMVLALLNESDLFLSDEMIESIVDKTFKDADTKDDGRIDQDEWKAFVSQHPSLIKNMTLPYLKDITMAFPSFIARTEVEDSEL
- the LOC131661300 gene encoding calcineurin B-like protein 4 isoform X5, which codes for MGCYCSTSNSKKVKTPGYEDPTVLASETPCEYPPSLTVTVSEVDALYELYLKLSNSIIQDGLIHKEEFQLALFRNENQKNLFADRIFDLFDVKRNGVIEFGEFVRSLGVFHPNAPLEDKIAYEMIESIVDKTFKDADTKDDGRIDQDEWKAFVSQHPSLIKNMTLPYLKDITMAFPSFIARTEVEDSEL
- the LOC131661300 gene encoding calcineurin B-like protein 7 isoform X1; this translates as MGCYCSTSNSKKVKTPGYEDPTVLASETPCEYPPSLTVTVSEVDALYELYLKLSNSIIQDGLIHKEEFQLALFRNENQKNLFADRIFDLFDVKRNGVIEFGEFVRSLGVFHPNAPLEDKIAFAFRLYDLRQTGYIEREELKEMVLALLNESDLFLSDEMIESIVDKTFKDADTKDDGRIDQDEWKAFVSQHPSLIKNMTLPYLKDITMAFPSFIARTEVEDSEL
- the LOC131661300 gene encoding calcineurin B-like protein 4 isoform X4, producing the protein MGCYCSTSNSKKVKTPGYEDPTVLASETPFTVSEVDALYELYLKLSNSIIQDGLIHKEEFQLALFRNENQKNLFADRIFDLFDVKRNGVIEFGEFVRSLGVFHPNAPLEDKIAFAFRLYDLRQTGYIEREELKEMVLALLNESDLFLSDEMIESIVDKTFKDADTKDDGRIDQDEWKAFVSQHPSLIKNMTLPYLK